In the Carassius gibelio isolate Cgi1373 ecotype wild population from Czech Republic chromosome A2, carGib1.2-hapl.c, whole genome shotgun sequence genome, one interval contains:
- the fam110b gene encoding protein FAM110B codes for MPTETLQADSKPAGQGGAFASAVPLRILNKGPDYFRRQTEPNPKRLSAVERLEADKAKYVKSQEVINAKQEPIKPQVLAKPPVCPVPVKRSGGMGCGLKASNNNAKSDTCATTTKRENLNLEILKNILNSSSSSDGPTKGTSHKVGARSWAPHRSSELLEPGCRSFADSLKVPPSTQGRHSPQGGNLNLSRRLLEERSCEADDERSPLHASHSSSDIRLLCNGKPLRAARSSSSSAPPLPPKPSAKALAACDNALCSIERETLSSTATELELGSSVVRRPSLHRSKSDLSDRYARAGADVERFFNYCGLDPEELESVGVESFTRANSDIVSLNFRSASMISSDCEQSRHSNDDLTDEEDDAGERVPYGISAVERNARVIKWLYSIKQARDSQKVSHV; via the coding sequence ATGCCCACCGAGACTCTACAGGCAGATAGCAAACCCGCCGGTCAGGGTGGGGCCTTTGCCTCTGCTGTCCCACTCCGCATCCTCAACAAGGGGCCTGACTACTTCCGCCGGCAGACCGAGCCCAACCCAAAGCGGTTGAGCGCCGTGGAGCGGCTCGAGGCCGACAAGGCCAAGTACGTGAAGAGCCAGGAGGTCATCAACGCTAAGCAGGAACCCATCAAGCCACAGGTTCTTGCCAAGCCCCCCGTCTGCCCGGTTCCCGTCAAGAGAAGTGGCGGCATGGGATGTGGCTTGAAAGCTTCCAACAACAACGCCAAGTCGGACACCTGCGCAACCACCACCAAACGGGAGAATCTCAACCTGGAGATACTGAAGAACATCTTGAACAGCTCCTCCTCATCCGATGGGCCCACCAAGGGGACGTCGCACAAAGTCGGGGCACGTAGCTGGGCGCCACATCGCTCGTCCGAGCTGTTGGAACCGGGATGTCGTTCCTTTGCTGACTCGCTCAAGGTACCACCTTCCACGCAAGGTCGACACAGTCCACAGGGAGGCAACTTGAACCTGAGTCGCAGGCTGCTGGAGGAGAGGTCGTGTGAGGCTGATGACGAGCGTTCACCGCTGCACGCCTCCCACAGCTCCTCAGACATTCGGCTCCTGTGCAATGGCAAGCCACTGAGAGCGGCCCGCAGCAGCAGCTCTTCCGCACCACCACTGCCGCCCAAGCCTAGCGCCAAGGCCTTGGCTGCATGTGACAATGCTCTCTGCTCCATTGAAAGAGAGACACTGTCTAGCACTGCTACAGAGCTGGAGTTGGGCAGTTCTGTGGTCCGTAGACCCTCTCTTCACCGCTCCAAATCAGACTTGAGCGATCGCTATGCTCGGGCCGGTGCAGATGTGGAGCGGTTCTTCAACTATTGTGGGCTAGATCCAGAGGAGCTGGAGAGCGTAGGTGTGGAAAGCTTCACCAGAGCGAACTCTGACATTGTGTCGCTCAACTTCCGTAGTGCCAGCATGATCAGCTCGGACTGTGAGCAGTCACGGCACAGCAACGACGACCTGACCGATGAAGAAGACGACGCTGGGGAGCGTGTTCCCTATGGCATCTCTGCTGTAGAACGGAACGCCCGGGTCATTAAGTGGCTCTACAGCATCAAGCAGGCGCGGGACTCTCAGAAAGTCTCCCATGTCTAA